From a single Triplophysa rosa linkage group LG1, Trosa_1v2, whole genome shotgun sequence genomic region:
- the slc39a13 gene encoding zinc transporter ZIP13 — protein MLLPSALRRSGLMSAGPERPMWPVAVLFVAAALLAVTSTSSFGGKMMAQTAMAHAKTAPAGPGPWAAEDLLDLQYLGELLSTDNLDVWFCSLVGSIAIGLSGVFPLLVIPIEAGMTLKTEAGCQKLKKLLSFAIGGLLGDVFLHLLPEAWANTYSSDGCHRHFRTQGLWVIVGLLSFLILEKMFPDDDSDSDNKADCQKATSCSTDMSSKVSVSPQTNGICSNNNSDSKPKTDISPYIEPEKIKTSGYLNLLANCIDNFTHGLAVAGSFLVSKKVGLLTTLAILLHEIPHEVGDFAILLRAGFDRWKAARMQLSTALGGVLGACFALCSQSWQGAENATAWILPFSSGGFLYIALVNVVPDLLEETSPRNSFLQVLLLVCGIAVMAFLSIIID, from the exons ATGTTACTCCCAAGTGCCTTGCGGAGGTCTGGGCTGATGAGTGCAGGACCAGAGAGGCCCATGTGGCCAGTTGCTGTGCTTTTCGTTGCCGCCGCCCTCCTGGCTGTCACCTCCACTTCGTCTTTCGGTGGGAAAATGATGGCTCAGACTGCTATGGCCCACGCAAAGACTGCACCTGCAGGGCCAGGGCCATGGGCCGCTGAGGACCTTTTGGATCTCCAGTACCTGGGCGAGCTGCTTTCCACTGATAACTTGGATGTTTGGTTCTGTTCCCTCGTGGGATCTATTGCCATCGGCCTCAGTGGTGTCTTTCCGCTCTTGGTGATACCCATTGAGGCTGGAATGACTCTGAAAACTGAGG CTGGGTGTCAGAAGCTGAAGAAGTTGCTGAGTTTTGCCATTGGTGGTCTCCTTGGCGACGTGTTTCTCCACCTCCTGCCTGAAGCATGGGCTAACACTTACAGCTCTG ATGGATGTCACAGACACTTCAGAACGCAAGGCTTGTGGGTCATAGTGGGTCTGCTGTCTTTCCTGATCTTGGAGAAAATGTTTCCTGATGATGACAGTGACTCAGACAACAAAGCTGACTGCCAAAAAGCCACC TCCTGTTCAACAGATATGAGCAGCAAGGTTTCTGTGTCCCCACAAACAAATGGCATCTGCTCTAACAACAACTCCGACTCAAAGCCAAAAACTGACATCAGCCCTTATATAGAGCCAGAGAAAATAAAG ACGAGTGGTTATCTAAACCTTCTTGCTAACTGCATTGATAATTTTACTCATGGGCTAGCGGTGGCAGGAAGCTTCTTAGTAAGCAAAAAG GTTGGTCTCTTAACAACACTCGCCATTCTGCTTCATGAGATTCCTCATGAG GTGGGAGATTTTGCCATTCTGCTACGAGCAGGGTTTGACCGTTGGAAAGCCGCCCGCATGCAGCTATCTACAGCACttggaggagtcctgggggcgTGTTTTGCTCTTTGCTCCCAATCATGGCAGGGGGCAG AGAATGCCACTGCTTGGATCCTACCCTTCTCCTCAGGTGGATTTCTCTACATTGCCTTAGTTAATGTGGTACCTGATCTGTTAGAGGAGACGAGCCCTAG GAACTCATTTCTGCAGGTTCTGCTGCTGGTTTGTGGGATAGCAGTCATGGCTTTTCTCTCAATCATCATAGACTAG
- the tmem276b gene encoding transmembrane protein 178B, translated as MAAIKILTSAGLFLAFCALILLATAICTDYWYETDARRHRERCKNYANKRNDPGYIYISNHNLPLQMPPKGYERKEMEPVGEPSPRVKRHAVASATAMESHCSRQFNSTISGLWRKCHREGFDLETEDLIYKGFIQRCAPVKYHYTSSILPQNLPVNITKTIRQDEWHALHLRRMTAGFVGMAVSIILFGWVIGVLGCCQQHDLMQYVAGLLFLMGGTCCIISLCTCVAGINFELSRYPRYLYGLPEDISHGYGWSMFCAWGGLGLTLLAGFLCTLAPSLSSPLARTTVHKSRHENGTV; from the exons ATGGCCGCCATTAAGATTTTAACCAGCGCGGGTCTTTTCTTGGCGTTTTGTGCACTGATCTTGTTGGCAACGGCCATCTGCACCGATTACTGGTACGAGACGGACGCTCGGCGGCACCGCGAACGCTGCAAAAACTACGCGAACAAGCGTAACGATCCCGGATATATTTACATCTCAAATCACAACTTGCCTCTTCAGATGCCTCCAAAGGGCTATGAGAGGAAAGAGATGGAGCCGGTTGGGGAACCGTCGCCTCGCGTCAAGCGGCACGCTGTGGCTTCGGCCACCGCCATGGAGTCTCACTGCAGCCGCCAGTTCAACTCCACGATCTCCGGTCTGTGGAGAAAGTGCCATCGCGAGGGGTTTGACCTGGAGACCGAGGATCTCATTTACAAAG GGTTTATTCAGAGATGCGCTCCTGTGAAGTATCACTACACATCTTCAATCCTGCCCCAAAACCTTCCCGTCAATATCACCAAGACCATCCGGCAAGATGAGTGGCACGCCCTCC ATCTGCGGCGGATGACAGCAGGTTTTGTGGGCATGGCTGTCTCTATCATCCTTTTTGGCTGGGTCATAGGAGTTCTTGGATGCTGTCAACAACATGATCTCATGCAGTATGTAGCTGGACTACTCTTCCTCATGGGAG GAACCTGCTGTATTATCTCCCTTTGTACCTGCGTGGCGGGCATTAACTTCGAGCTTTCACGTTACCCACGTTACCTGTATGGACTTCCAGAGGACATCAGTCATGGTTACGGCTGGTCCATGTTCTGTGCCTGGGGAGGACTAGGTCTCACCCTGCTGGCTGGTTTCTTATGCACGCTGGCTCCTTCTTTAAGCAGCCCCTTGGCCCGCACCACAGTCCACAAGTCCAGGCACGAAAATGGGACCGTGTGA